ACCCTGAGTTATCGTGTCTGGTTGCATGTTTCATGTATCTCATACCCTGAGTTATCGTGTCTGGTTGCATGTTTCATGTATCTCATACCCTGAGTTATCGTGTCTGGTTGCATGTTTCATGTATCTCATACCCTGAGTTATCGTGTCTGGCTGCATGTTTCATGTATCTCATACCCTGAGTTATCGTGTCTGGTTGCATGTTTCATGTATCTCATACCCTGAGTTATCGTGTCTGGTTGCATGTTTCATGTATCTCATACCCTGAGTTATCGTGTCTGGTTGCATGTTTCATGTATCTCATACCCTGAGTTATCGTGTCTGGTTGCATGTTTCATGTATCTCATACCCTGAGTTATCGTGTCTGGCTGCATGTTTCATGTATCTCATACCCTGAGTTATCGTGTCTGGTTGCATGTTTCATGTATCTCATACCCTGAGTTATCGTGTCTGGCTGCATGTTTCATGTATCTCATACCCTGAGTTATCGTGTCTGGTTGCATGTTTCATGTATCTCATACCCTGAGTTATCGTGTCTGGTTGCATGTTTTATGTCTCTCATACCCTGAGTTATCGTGTCTGGTTGCATGTTTCATGTCTCTCATACCCCGAGTTATCGTGTCTGGTTGCATGTTTCATGTATCTCACACCCTGAGTTATCTTGTCTGGTTGCATGTTTCATGTCTCTCATACCCTGAGTTATCGTGTCTGGTTGCATGTTTCATGTATCTCATACCCTGAGTTATCGTGTCTGGTTGCATGTTTCATGTATCTCATACCCTGAGTTATCTTGTCTGGTTGCATGTTTCATGTATCTCATACCCTGAGTTATCGTGTCTGGTTGCATGTTTTATGTATCTCATACCCTGAGTTATCTTGTCTGGTTGCATGTTTCATGTCTCTCATACCCTGAGTTATCTTGTCTGGTTGCATGTTTCATGTCTCTCATACCCTGAGTTATCTTGTCTGGTTGCATGTTTCATGTCTCTCATACCCTGAGTTATCGTGTCTGGTTGCATGTTTCATGTATCTCATACCCTGAGGTATGATATTCTGAGATGACCAGGACTTGATTATGTGACCTAACCTGACATTTCAGCCACTTGTAATTAGATTTCTTGGTCTTTTTGTTTCAGGGGTATGACTTTAGTTTCCTCAGAAGATCGCGGTTGTATGAACAGTGTGGTGATCACACCAGTTACAAATGGTCCACTCAGTTCGTTGGTGGAAGCAGGCTGGCagtttgttttggtgagcatttgttttattgtgtcgTCTCAGGACACCCTTGGGAACGAGAAGTGGTTGTCTTGGTTATAaattacatatcttttttttctagaGTCTCGTATTCCTATCTCTGGAGCTCCTTCTGCCTATTTTCCAAAGGAGCAGGACTGTGAGGAAACAGTGCAAAATTACAGTCTAGAGAAGCAGCAAATTGAACGCTTTGTTAAAGAGTTAAAGGAGGATGGCATCACCGGAGAGCATAATGAGGTCAATGACTGCCTCCTGTGTGGATAATGACCACACCATCAGTCCTGTCTCATTTAATCTGCTCTAAACTAACACGTCTGACCCTGTATGTGGCCCCTGCCTCCTCAACACTTCAGCAGAGGAATTATTCAGTCTTCTTTCATTCCTTTCTATAAATGGTTGATGTTAATTGTGTGcataataacaacaaatacatTGCATTTTAAATCTAGTGATCTGGATTGTTGATAATTGATTATTATAAACTGGAAAAGATAAGTGTCAGAAGTCACttgtgtctgttttcttttttaattaacacatgGCACCCCAAGTACTGTAGCTAAACACTCTGATTACACTGTCATTCTTTAAGAGTCAATACGCAGACATCATTTTACATATCAGATAGTTCTCCTTTTTTTGTAAAGCTATAAacttaattaaaattaaacataTTGGTCCACCTTTTCAAGCACCTTCCCTCACATGTGTGATTAAtgcaaaaacacaaagcaataatAATTAAGGTTTTCATCTTCAAATGGAATTCTTAATTAAAACGTAAAGGAACCTGTCAATTGCAGCAGGGGATTTGTAATCTGAGGTCTGCCGCTGAGTTACAAGCTCGGGCAGTTTTATTACATCTCAGAGTCAAGGCACAGGTTTCTTTCCAGCCAGAACTGTTTGGTCTTTATAAAGGActtgtaaacacaaaacaaggGCAATGTGTGCAGATGGCTCATAGAAACTGCAGTATATACGCCTTACATATTGCCATGGATCAGGGGTGCAATTTCACTGAAATGTTATTTGAGTACAGCTGTGTTGCGCTAGACTCCAGAATGGCAATGCCCAATAGAGGGATATTTTCCTGCCACACCAAGGCTGTATTGAAGAAAAATAATGACAGCAAAACTGAAGATGTGATATTACTATAAATAATAGAATGGGAGAGCTGGTGAATGTCTTGCAAAAGTTAAATACTCTAAGTAAGTCCGAACACTGTATGCTGCCTTGATGCCATGTTAACAAAGAGGGTGATAAATCATAAAAGACCATCAAGATTCATACAGAGTTAAAGGGAAGTGGGATCCACTACTGTCCAGATAATTGAAATAGGCCCCAGTGCACAGGACATCAATATTAATACACACAGCATTCAACTAGAACAAACATAAATGTGGCTGTGTAGCGTGCTTTCAACTCCACGTACCATGGCATCGGTCCAAAACAGCAAACACGGTTAATATTTGTCAAAAGCCAACAAAATCATTACATCTAAACCCAGCAAGGTCCATTTCAGTGAACGATTTACCTTGGACACGGGACTCCTATGCAATCCACTAACAATATCACTATCCAGCTGTAAGTTATAGAGAATTTCagaatttcatatatatatatatatatatatatatatatatatatatatatatatatatatatatatttatttgtcagaCTTTAATTTTACATAATTTCTAGAGGTTATCCAATTGTTATGAAACTCGAGAAGGCATCTCTCGCACTAGTTATTAACCAATAATCTTCCTGGGAACAGAATCTAATTTTCTGATCTATATTTGGTTGGTAATGTTTTCTGTAAATTCATTCGGTTTAATTGCATCTATTCTTGTTTCCGATAAAAGGTTTAGGAGTGATTTTAGGGcctctgtctttttttaaatttatttaaataaatacatttttgaaacaAGGATTTCTGGGtcatacaattaaataataaggACTTAAGCCACCATTGAGTCCAAAAACTTTAGTAGTGCAAAAACAGGAGACTTTGGCTCAGAAATAAAAGTTTTTCAAATGATCTTTTTCATTCTTGATTTTATAATTGAGTATTtatcttcaaataacttttttaattaTACACTTCAAATGGATATTTGTGTTTCTTTGGGATTCTCCCATCTGCAGTATGCCCCAAAACAACCCTTTGGTCATCACTTCTGTATACAGTGTACGCTTTGGTTATCACCTCTGTATACAGTGTACGCTTtggtcatcattattattattattattattatttatttcttagcagacgcccttatccagggcgacttacaattgttacaagatatcacattatttcacattatacagataacacattatttttacatacaattacccatttatacagttgggtttttactggagcaatctaggtaaagtaccttgctcaagggtacaacagcagtgtcccccactggggattgaacccacaaccctccggtcaagagtccagaaccctaaccactactccacactgctgccctcatcaCCTCTGTATACAGTGTACGCTTTGGTCATCACCTCTGTATTCAGTGTACGCTTTGGTCATCACCTCTGTATACAGTGTACGCTTTGGTCATCACCTCTGTATACAGTGTACGCTTTGGTCATCACCTCTGTATTCAGTGTACGCTTTGGTCATCACTGTATACAGTGTACGCTTTGGTCATCACCTCTGTATACAGTGTACGCCTTGGTCATCACCTCTGTATTCAGTGTACGCTTTGGTCATCACCTCTGTATTCAGTGTACGCTTTGGTCATCACCTCTGTATTCAGTGTACGCTTTGGTCATCACTGTATACAGTGTACGCTTTGGTCATCACCTCTGTATACAGTGTACGCCTTGGTCATCACTTCTGTATACAGTGTACGCTTTGGTCATCACCTCTGTATACAGTGTACGCTTTGGTCATCACCTCTGTATACAGTGTACGCCTTGGTCATCACTTCTGTATACAGTGTACGCTTTGGTCATCACCTCTGTATACAGTGTACGCTTTGGTCATCACCTCTGTATACAGTGTACGCTTTGGTCATCACCTCTGTATACAGTGTACGCTTTGGTCATCACCTCTGTATTCAGTGTACGCTTTGGTCATCACCTCTGTATACAGTGTACGCTTTGGTCATCACCTCTGTATTCAGTGTACGCTTTGGTCATCACCTCTGTATACAGTGTACGCTTTGGTCATCACCTCTGTATACAGTGTACGCTTTGGTCATCACCTCTGTATACAGTGTACGCTTTGGTCATCACCTCTGTATACAGTGTACGCTTTGGTCATCACCTCTGTATTCAGTGTACGCTTTGGTCATCACCTCTGTATACAGTGTACGCTTTGACTGGCACACAGTACAAGTTTCTGATTGCAGCTTTGAAGGTGCCAGCTATCACAATTCGCTTTGTCTAGAGGGAAGGCATAAGCAGtaattgacatttttatttaatcttaCCCTGCATAGAAACATTTGTGCTCCTATATGCATCTCTGCACTGTAGCATTTCTGTCTGAAATAGAATAAAGTAAATGAATATTAAAGCATGCCCTCAAGGCTGTAAAACCcatcaaaacagttttttttttcattactccATTGACTGCAATGCATGAATAATCTTTCTAATTGTCGAGGTGAGCAGATTTGTTTGGTAATTGTTATAATCCTTATAAAAAAGAAGTTTCTGTGGTTATTGTACTCGgtgaatatttacatttttagagtTTTTACAACCACAGAACTGATAGCAttttacaataatttttttctgtATCAGATGTGGACAGCATTGTATTTTGGTagtcaattttttttctttttagtagttTATCAAATCAACAATTGGCAAACTGTTAACATTGCATTTTTATAAGCTAGTGATTTTTCACCAAATGATCTATCACCAAAGAATAACTTCCATGTTAAGAAGACATGTATACTCTGTTAAACATGAACACGGATGTGGATTCACTCTCAATTAATTATTTGTTCTACAAGTGACTTTCCAACACCTTGGGACTAAAACACAGTCCAGCGCACTATCCAGATCAAAGCTCatattttaaaagtgtaataTTAGTTGTTgtcattgttttgctttttgaagAATAGCAATTGCAGGTGACACTTCCCCGTTGCTGCTGCAGCAGGAATGAGATACCAAATAAAAAGGGGGTTATGATGCCTGGCACCCTTTACCTAAAACTATTTTTAAGGAATGTAAactaaactgaattaaaaaaaaggtcaccaattaattatattttagtttCAAAATTAACATCTTATAGAGCAGCTTTAGGAATGTCCATGTATTACAACTTGTAGGGTACACAGCTTTCAATTATTATAAAGCTAGATAAAGCCATATAAAGTATCTACAACTGCATGCACCTGCCATGAAAAAGTGTGTCCAGTAGATGTTAATCTAACTTTAGGCAACCTAAGCTGAAATTTGCCCACGTCTGTATTAATCGTTTCACCAGTAACATCAGTACGAGAGGCATGATATTTATAGTACAACACAacgccttttttattatttgacagactttattttcacagaTGAGCCGACATCAAGACATTCACACACAACAAACCTGAAGTAACAGCTTGTATCTTGAATCAGCTGAACATGTATGCCCTGACCCGCTTCACTGTATTGCTCTGCATCTACTGAATACTAATCAAAATTACATTTCAGGCACGAAGAACTAAACTGTAGTTAAATGGTCAATTTTAATATTGCAGTTTATTGCAGTAATACGTGttaatatttaattaaagaacattgcataaaataacatttaataaaatcTTAGTGAACTGCAAAATACAAATcagaaagtgtatttttttttttttaaatcaatttatttaaaaaataaaacgcagGAAGTTTATGCAGTAGATAAAAGCCTCAAGCAGCTTGAAAATCCATTCCACAAACAGTTGTGTGGAAGAATATTTCCTGAAAAAACATAAATGTTAATTCACATTCAACTTAAAATATATTCATTTAGAAATGCCATAACATGACAAACAAGccgatacaaataaaaaaagcttaaGTAACATTCACAATTGCATCCTACTTtagatgtttattattgttattattttgtattgtatggcTATTTCAAAGTATTTTGCTTCTTTCTACATAGATATAATTTCGCAGTTATACTTGACAGAATATCCCTGTAATCAGAAGGTGCATCTCAGgtgtttttgttaattttatagCAATGAGAAAGGGGTGGCCCCTGACACTAATAACTGTATTACATCCTGTAGCTTGGGCAAGGGAACCAGCCACTAGATGGCCCTCGGGTCCCATGGATTTGTATAATGCAATGCGTGCACGGGCTGATGGAATAATGACTCGCTGTGTGCTTCTGGGGTGCACCAgatcatttgttttcatttactgCACCTGTGGAGCAAATAAAAGCAGGACAATAAGGTGAGGGTTCACATTTTCAAAGGAGAATACACACTTGTAACATAATGCTTGATGAAGTTAACAAAACTTATAGTAAATCCTAAAAGTGAAAAATGGCATTGAAAACACTGTGGAAAATGGtacttattttaatgtttttaaagtttttttgtaccactacataaataaatgtcaaaCTTGTGAAACAAGAGGCTGCTCTTGGAAAGCCATTAGTAAATGCAGCAGCCCTGGGataaatatagattttatttaaatctttcaaatgtatttgataggagtctaaataattaaatatttcaaataacgctgttgtgaatatttataaatattcaaatatatttgtaaatgtgTTACAATGATGTGAAACATAACACATTAAGTTTTATATGAACATCTATTGAGCtttatattcaaataaatatttgagaGAGGACAAAATCTTGAAATAatgatatttataaattaaatctcaaatatacatatatttgttcCAGGTCTGAAGTGCAGCAAAATTCTTCGGTCTTTGTTTGGCAGGCTCAAATCTTTGAACGTTTCAACTTGGAAGCCTTTCAATGTCTTTAAGAAAACATGAAGAGAAAGAGTGCTGGGTGAATAATAATAAAGCCAAACTCTAAACAATATAATAAAGCTAGCAAATTATCTCAAACTTGAGttcatctataaaaaaaataaataaataaaaagaataaaaaatattaGGATAAACTTGAACacttgaacttgaacttgaaaaACATAATCCCGCTTCTCGCAGccaaaacacacataaaacacAGATAGGCTGACATTTCTTAACAGCAGATTCCCGAACAAAATGACACAAGCCAAGTCACACAACTGCTGATGAAACAGTTGTGCTTGTGGCTCAATGCTCACAGCAACAGTACACAATGCAGCGATTTGCAGTTAATCTTGGAGCAAAACCCAACCCTTGTGAGTTTTAACACAAGGGTTTTTGGTAAATAAGCATTTGATTATGAACGGTAGCATTATTAGCCTAAAAGCTCATGATTATCGTTAAACACCCCATTCTATCTTTATCTTTATCATGAAGATACACTCATTATTTCAGGAATCGATCACTCTCTATACTGTTGTGTTTTCTGTAGGATAAATCAACTAACCATTTCCTACCTCTCTTTGGATAATTTTCTCATTCAGCTAGCTACTGGGTACCTGAAGGCCTTTTTGTGATACTTTCTGTAATCATAAaattacaaacacattattaaaaataatagaaGTTACAAATGGTTTAGTATTAATGTTATATATTTCTCTACACTTTTTCTTATTAGTGTGattgtttcagttttttaaaacttgatttaattagaGCACTGATGCAttgctttttataaatatatatacattactgCAATGTCTTTTTATGTtagtgttacaaaaaaaaaaaaaattagcctaTCGTAAACTCATCTTAAAATTCATGCtaat
The sequence above is a segment of the Acipenser ruthenus chromosome 7, fAciRut3.2 maternal haplotype, whole genome shotgun sequence genome. Coding sequences within it:
- the si:ch1073-126c3.2 gene encoding uncharacterized protein si:ch1073-126c3.2 isoform X2; this encodes MYNRLFTDLKNISESPEEIQAWSRENIASLRGLLQKVTNLLKAEQQKSCKKFVPENCTAPLPPSSGGLVCVTINNVRYCKPMCNQGYDFSFLRRSRLYEQCGDHTSYKWSTQFVGGSRLAVCFESRIPISGAPSAYFPKEQDCEETVQNYSLEKQQIERFVKELKEDGITGEHNEVNDCLLCG